The nucleotide sequence AATGTTTCAACCGCTTTCTTTTTACGTTTCTTTTGTGGTTGAGAAGATGATCCTTCTTCAGTTTGAACTTTCGGTGTAGGAGTTCTCTTTCCaccttttttcttcttttctttttcttcttttgtatACCAATCATTTCGTGTTTCACAGAAATCTTCTAACTTTGTTAATTCATCAATTGCACTTTTTTCTTTCATTTCAGCATCATTCCTCCACTTTAAATGATTCACTGGATCTGGATCTTCATATTTATCACTTTTGATGAATCCGAAAAACTCTGTCTTCTTTGGTTCCGGCCAATTCTTGGTATACTTGGATAATCGGATTAACGTTTCATTATCCATGTGATGTAACAACATGAGATCATTTTGTTCATCTTTCACCAGATTTGGACAGGCATGATCCAGCATCATCTGCACAAATCTTGGATACATCCAACTTTTACTACCAGAAGTAATATTATCTTTCATGTAATGAAaaacaattcttgaaaagttgTATTTCTTGTTCAGCACCAACGCCGTCACCATACACATTTGATAATCTTTCATAACATCGTATCCACCTTTCCTGTGACTAAGCGCATGAATCACTGAGTGAATAAAGAATTTGTACAGCTTCATGAAACAGGCTTTCGAATAATTTGCGTTGTTCAATGGACCGTTATAACCCATTCTCAGCATACAACCTTTGACCATTCTTTCTGGAAACCCTGTTGGCGAATTATCATCATCTGGAAACTCCAATACTTCTCGTACAAGCTGTTCTGTGATTATAATCTCTTTATCTTCACCATCTATACTAACACTTGAATTAATCACATCATTCTCTTCATCATACTTGGCATTCTTCCAGAAATGAGCAACATGAGATTTGAACACTTTGTGCTGATCCGTTAACGCCTTTTGAATTGGTAAACGTCTCATAAACGGCAAAATCTCCTTAAACACAGTCATTTTTGGTAGAGTTTCATCGTAGACACAACAAATATTGTGCGACGGTTCAAATACCACATTCGATGCCTGAAACACAAACagaaacaaacaagttaaacattttgCACATTTTTCAAGACAAACTAACATTCACACGAACTGACACTTCATGCGATGTGGCAGTTCATGCGACCTCGTGCCAAACTCATTAGACATTTTCAAACGATCTGGTGTTAAAGCGATGTGAACATTCATACGGACTGGTCTTAAACGATCTGATCAATCCCATACGATCTGGTTTCAAACGAACTGATCATTTTCAAACTGTGTGGATCTCAAACGATTTGAACAATTTTCAAACGATGTGGAATATTCAAACGGTGTGGCCATCTCGTACGGTCTGACTAAGAAATCATCCACATTGTCACCTCGTTTGAAACTCATGAATATGAACAGTGAAAtttcagattttaaaacatgtttttatGATGAAATTGATAATCTAGATCTGTTCTACATCAAAATCCGATCACGTTGATATGATTTTTATTCAATTTAGTCCACAATAGAAGCCTAGATCTAAGTTCAAACAGTTGTTCATACGAGTTCATATGAGTTCATCAGATTTGATTCAATTTAACATCAATCAGTACCTTTCCCATGATATAAGTAGTGCAAACCAACTTATACAAGGATTCTGAACACAATGATCACAAGATTAATGCTTGAAAACTAAGAAATCACTTAGATCGCTCAAGTCGTCTGAAAGAGGTGTCTGGTGCGATGTTAAGAACAGTAAATGGTTCATGCGATCTGGTCACTCCTTTATATAGATGCTACAGGTCGCACGAGTTGAATGTTGAGGCGGTGTGGTCAGCTCGCACGAGTTGGCACTTTTGGAACGATCTGACCAAGTTAAAACACTCTGGCCAGTTCGTACGAGTTGGTCACCTCGTGTGAGATTTTATTTTTTCGAAATTTctgaatttttttaatttttcttaactttttaccaacacactcagttaaccaagtccaagttaatgaccttggctgaCCAAATTATGATCTCGCTGACAATTTTGAAACATTCATATGAGTTCATATGAGTTCCGAAGAGCTGGCAACCAGCAGTTGTAGACTTAGCGTTCAACTTACAGCACCCGAAGTTAGAGTCAGAATATCCAGTTAGAGAGAAGTCACCAACTTTTAGAAAACACGACAACTAGACATAGATCACTTCTAAAGCGTGTTCTTTGTAAGAAATGTTTAGATAGTCATCAACATCTAACTTTTAGGTGTAGACATGCTTATAGTATATGGCAGAAATGAAGATTGTGGCTAACATATACTGCTCCTAATAACTGGCGATTTTGATCTGACATAATCAAACCAAACCATAGAGGGgtaagagcattctcatccaaaccatcaaaatatgtgaggggtagtttttatattataaagggtataaaaaatggttgtgagtggaggagagagaaaatgttactgtacatctgtatatttggggggacactgttcacccggtataatttttttaatatatatcgaaagtggttgtgagtgaaggagagagaaaaatgtaatgataatattatttaattgaaaaggagagaaaaaaatatttgtttttagtgaaaatatattgatataggagttgttttttagtggaatgtatgtataatttgatggattggatgagaatgctctaagTGTGCCCGCTAGCAAAGTAAAACCTAAAATCCCGAAAATTCAATAGTCAAAACCCTAATTCCGAAATCAAACATGAATTGGGTTAAAAATCtgtgtctgtctgtctgtctgcgTTGTTCAAATTAAGTCTTTACTGTTTTAGCTTTCAACTTTGTAAGCTATTtcaaaccctagacaaatcaaTTAGTCACTAATTCAGTTCAACTAACAAGTCAATCAGTTAATTTTAAAAGTAATTAAGTTGTGTTTGAATTCTCTCAAATGAACTGAATCAATTACCCACTGCAGTTCAAACACACGCATTACAGATCTTACTCATCAATCAATTAACAGCTTATAAACATAAATTTACCTTAGCGCTCTTTGTATTCTCCTGCTGCTGCGGCGGCGGCTCAGTGGAGGCTGCTTCATCCTTTCGTTTGGTTCCCTTCTTCTTCATTGGAATGGAAAAACAACAACTCAGGGAGGTGAAGATTTTTGTGGTTGTGATATCTCTATCATTCCAAGGAAGGAAACACGAGACGATGCGGGTTGGGTTTAGGGGTCGGTGCGGTGGGTTGGGTCTCGGGTACTGCCATGTGAAGGCGAAAGAATGGTATGGGAGAGAGGCTGCGATGCGGGCTGTCAATTTACTATGCAAGCTCGTTTATATTGACCTCAAATCTTTCCTGCACATAATTAACAACATTAATAAAACCACACTAGGATTTTCTCATTCCGTGTGTTGTAGCGGAGAATCCGTGTACGAATCAAAGAATAAAGATTAGCTTTTTAAACTACTATATTACATTACAATATATATTCAAAACAACTTGTAATATTTAATAATGACCAGctttaaaacattagttttagATAACGTAAAAGTAAATTTATAAGTTTTTTCGGTGGGTACCGAATTAGTCTATTTTCTAAAAAATTATAACGCGAATTAGTTGCAAAAAAATAACGAACGAAAATTATAATAGGAAAATGAAACTATTGGTTTAAAGGCCTATATTATTTAAAGTCTAAGGTATTGATttgaaacttaaaaaaatattatagcATTGTATATAAACGGTTTAAAAGGGGTAATAATAACTTTATTAGAGTTCAAGTGACGTTTAATAAGTTTATCAAAATTCAAGAGGTAAGAATGTAAGTTGTTTAAGAAAACTAATAAAAAGTTGAATTGGCAAAATGGTAAGAAGCAAAACCTTGGTGGTCAATAggcttgtaaacgaaccgaacgttcagtgaACCGTTCATGAATCGTTCGACAGAAAattcgttcatgttcgtttatttaataaatgaacgaacatgaacaatattttttgttcatttaaataaacgaacgaacatgaacaatgtCCCGTTTGTTCATTTACGTTCATGAACgatcgtttatgttcgttcatatGTTCGTTTATTTTCATTCATTTATGCTCGTTTATGCCCGTTCATTTAAATTCgttcgttcatgttcgtttatatCCGTTTGTTTATGTTCAACTTTTAAATTTAGTTATTACTAATTAAATTTAAAAATCTATTTAGTTTTCTTTATCATCCCATAACTAGCTTTGACATTTCGATTTCAAAACTTTCTTTTATATGTAttgatatattttatttatattttccAATTTAAAAAGCAATCTTTTCTATCATATGAAATGTGAATTAAGGTTTACCTATATTTAGGTTCTTCTTCTCCTCTACTATTGCTATACAATTCAAAGCCTTGTTCAATTATGTTCGTTATGATTTGTTATGTTCTTTTATGTTCagttatgtgtgtgtgtgtgtgcgtttATGTTGGTGAACCGTTCGTTTATACTTTTagcgaacaaacataaacgaacatgaacatgttcatttgcttaacgaacaaacacgaacaaggaaATCCGTTCATTCAAATGTTCATGTCCGATCATTTGTTCGGTTAAaggtaaatgaacgaacatgaacatgccttgttcgtgttcgttcagttcatttacaagcctagtggtaaaaacttaaaaaaaaaaaaaagaattcttGTGAGATGTTACAAATGCCGCTCAAAAAGAGGTAAATTACGAAAATGCCATAAAGACCAAACAAAGTTAAGTATGTGAGTGGATGTCACACTTGTAattaaattcaaaaaaaaattgatattatTTATACTGTAGCTAGCTAGTGATGTGTTTTAATATATAGTATAATATCAAACACAGTTTTTCCATAGGTTAAAACTATATATAAGATGAATTTTGGGTTATTGTCTTAGAGCTTTAAGACATTTAGACTTCACAATTTCATTAATTATAGTCTCATACAGGGGTGGTAATTGTGTCAAGTTGGCGGGTTGGCGTGCCATTTTGGGTTGCAGGCTGGCGTGTCATTTGAAATTTTTTATTTGCATTTGGCGGGTTGATGTGCCATTATAATCTAAAGGTAAGGGTGGCAATAAACTTTACAAAGAGTTCTTTTTTGTTTTCTTTCTAGAGCTTTTTGATGCCCTTAAAATTTGCTAGAACAAGTTAAAAAATTTTGGTGTTCATAACAGCAAAATCACCTTGAAAGTCTACTAAAGATGTTTACTCAAGCCTATTTCTAGATTTTTGGTGCTGCTTATTCttcttctatttttatttgaGGTGATTGATTTTTATACTAAGTGTAGTATTAGTAGGCTGGATGTTTGTTAGGACAACCTACAATGAAAATGCTATTACTAATGCTCTTTAAATTTAAGCCACTACAAGGTATCCAGTTCTAATTTTTTTGGTGTGTGGTGAGATTAAGTTTATGATTGtgaattattatattattaatcaTTAAATGAACTTGGTAAAATATTTATTCGGTTGTAGAAATGGTTCAATGAGTACATCACATAAAAACTGGATAGTAGAAATAGTTCAAAGAGTACAATACGGCATACACTATCACATTGAGCGGGTATGGATTCTTATGGGGGAACATGAGACTTGGCGGCTTACACATTGGGGTGCAGAAAAAGGTTGGATATTTACTGATGCGGCTGCAATATATGTAGAACTTATCATCTTTGAGATATTAACAAGGGTCACATCGAAGGACGTGGGTCGATCTTGGTTGTCTCCAAGCAATGGTATGCGTCACTTTCGTCCCCGCACTTTGCAAGGGTACATTGTTCTCGCTCATAACTCCCATCTAATCAGAGAACATTCTTAATTTGTGACCTAACCTGCCATGTCCACCCTATCGACTTTATAACATCCTTGACTGTTAAACTATACGCGTTTATGCAAAAGGTTGTATGGTGTATATGTAGGTGTCAAAACGATGCAAATTTTTAATAATAAGCAGCCTCGGATCTGGAATGCGTTCGATGAGATCAAAACTTTGAGCTACCTTTGAGCCAAAACTAGTAGAGCTAAAGTTGCAGGTCTTTCGTGGGAACAATGGAGGTTGTTTAATGTTTGTTCTTTGGGTGTGTATGAAATTTGGAGTGGGTAGGATGCTATGTTTGTTCCATTCACTACATCTTTTATTTCCATGATCATGTAAGTTGGTGTGGATTAAATTGTTGTTAACCTTTGGCTATATATGAATTAATGACGATTTTGTTTGGTGTTCAAAAAAATAGATAATGACATGTAGGGGTGTTCAAGGTCCGGTTTAGATGGTTTTTAGGTCAAACCATAAGCCAAAAAGTTAGTATCGGTTCTTGATCATCGAAAACCGAACCCGAACCATTGCAAATTAAAACTGAactaaaccaaaccaaaccgcTACTAATGGTTTAGTACCGGTTTGGTATCACGGTTTGGGATTCGATAATAGAATGAATTTAAAATGACAACAATGATCTATCTATTACTTTATTTTTTCAAGGTTTAACTAGCTTTAatgatttgtaaaaaaaatatagatGTTTTTTTCATATGTCTGTTGATATATTTTACCTTATAAAAGAGAACAAGCTAGGTACAAACTTAGTTTCTTTTTTTGTTGGAACAGTAGGCAAGGGGTTAACATAGTTACGTTGATGTATTTTACCTATTTTAATTAACCATACAGCCGAACagaaatacacacacacacactcacctTTTACTGTTCGGTCCGGTTTTTTTTATGGTTGAAAAATTTGAAACCGTAAACCAAATCGTTCGCTAcggattgaaacttttgaaaccAACTGaccgaaaaaaataaaataaaaataaaccgACCGTGAACGGTTTTAAACCAAACTATGAACACCCTAATGACATGAATACAGACGGGACCCTATAGAGGAAGACCTAGAATTGCCTACAAAGACAACATATTTTGCAATTGTCGTTGCTATGTGGGAATTGGGATGCAGAACTTCACATTAAGGTTAATGATGATGTCCATGTGAACATATGTAACTTTGACTTTTCCATATTTAAAGTCAAATTTTGACTTTGTGGGGTTTCTCAACTGGGGGTTCAGATTCTAATACAAAGGTATGTTCCTTTTGATTTCCAGTTGTAATGTTAATACTTTTGTAACAACACTCAAAAACACCCTAGAACGAACCCTGATCGAAATCCCATGTACACACGACGAGACCCGACACGAAAAACGAAGAAAACTTATCCTGGCATTCCAGGCGCCACGCGCCAGAATCACTCCCATCTCTGGCGACGCGCGGGGGAGGTTCAAACCACGTGGCACCGTTTCGCGACAAGTGGCAAGGCTATGCCATCGACGAGGCCGACCTAGCCCTAGCTATTGTCTCACGGCTATGTAGTGTCTATGGAAATCTAGGAACAAAGTCATTTTCACTAATAAACACATCAACGTGGCGAAAACAAAAGAAGATATCAAGGCGTTGGGTTATTTGTGGATTAAAAATAGATCGATGTATAAGAGTGGATTAAAGTCAAATACAAaggctcctaattgtaagaagggtACAAAGGCTTTTAAAAAAACCactacccaaaaaaaaaaaaaaaaaaaaaaaaaaaaaaaaaaaccttaaacatccaccaccacccaaaaacctaaacccccaaccccacccaccccctcccccatcacccaccccaacttttttttttttttttttgccgagggggtagggggtggggtttaggtttttgggtggtggtgggggtgggggtgggtgtttagtttttattaagttttttttttttttttttggggtggggggggtggggggttgggggttaggttttttggtgaggtatgcCGGGGGTGGGGGGGGGCGTatgtttttgggtggtggtggggtgggggtttaggtttttgggtgatggtggtggtggggtgggggtaGGTTTTGGGTGGTCATTTAGTGGGTTTAATTTTAGGAAGGCAATGGTCCAGACTTGAGAGCCCAGGTCCAAACGATAGTCTGAATTCACAAGGAAACTAGATGAAAAAGAGAGATGCCAATTAAGAACCAGGCCGACTTAACGGTATCAAGGTGTGTAAGGTTGCGTGTTCGAGTCTGGTAGGGTATCAAGGTGTGTAAAATTAAGGTTGTGTGTTCGAGTCCGCTAATGAACAATGATGTAAAGTTAAAAGGATGTGTATGTTAGCTGGTAAAAAAAGATGCCAATTAAAAGAGTTTCCAAATACAAATTGTAAAATCGATTAGACGCATAGTTGCAATTAAAAACCATAAATATAATGCACATCtgctttaattttttttttttactttaattaaaagataaaaatgaaaagaaaaaaattgtGCGTAAAATGCGCCCTAACACAACTAATGATAAAAGATAAACAACTCCTAAGGTATAACAAGATCAATAAGTGAAAATTAGATGTAGTAAATCTAGTGAAAATACGTGGGTGGGCAGGGAAGGTCGAGTAACGTGTTCAGCGCAAAATGAGTTCTGTCAAGATGCATTGTTTTAAAAAAGTATCAGGCTCAGGTCAAAACAGGTTCTATCTAAAATGAGATCCAGTTAAAATGAGTCAGTATAGGAAAAAAAAATACCCATTTCTAGTCCCTAATAATCTTAAATCATGTTTAAAATACTAAAACAAAAATTTAGAGATCTTTCTTCGGTTAGACTAATCTTGCATATTATGCGTAAGTTCGGGTTAAAAGTGACCGACTTACAACGTTCGGGTAAAAAGTGACCGGGATGTAAACTTGGGGATTTTTTTTTTGAGATAGTTTTTTTAATCCTAGTTTGAGTCAAATAGGTTTACTTGTTGAACAAGTTATTAGGCTTATAAATAGAATTATTTGACCCCAATTGTAccaatctattatatataataaacaagaaGATTTGGGCTGATGTGTCATTAGATTAGAGCATCTAGGAGTGGGTTTTGGCGGGAAAACGAAATTTAGTGCAATACTACACGCGGATCTATGGGTTTGGGTAAACCGACCCATTGATTTCGGGTCATTTATATTAACTTTTTTGGTCTTACCTTTTTCTTATTTCATCATTACCAGTTGCCTTTTCCTCTCTCTAAGTTCCTCGGTTCTATCCCTCTATCAAGATCAAATCTTTTCACTACCAATCCAGACTATCAATCTTCAGTACATTCATCAGAAAACGATTCACACTATTGTAGGTATTATACTAAGAATCTTAATCTTTATACTTTTCTTTGTGTTTGATCGTTTTCTTCTCTCATGTGAAACCCTTTATGTTCTGATTTTGATGTTCAACAGAAGATTCGTCTTATATTTCCGACTAATATaggtttttttttacttttaagttTCTTAAAATCCATGTTTCTTTTATTTCAGTTGATTTACAGTTTTGTTGatgaatatttatttttttagttacTCTGATTTTGATGTTCATCATAAGTTCTTTATTTTGGTTTCTTTCCGTTTAGTATGTTTCAGATTTCATGTGTTTTATTGTTGATCTGTTTTGTCTTCTTTGATCTTTATTGTATGTTGATGTTGATATTAGGGTTTGTTTGCATGTTGATATTAGGGTTTGATTtacctttttatttattattgattATTAGATTAGATATCAGTTAGGTTTTCCTTATGTTTTTTTAGAAAATGCTGCAAATTAGGGTTTTTTATTGTTAACGGTAttgtaataatattttggaaGAATCTTTGTTTTTATGgtaatttattatttttcttaAACTAAACATGATAGTCTTTTGAGTAATTTTTTGTTTGATGTTAGAATCCCCATTACAACCAAGAGGATGTCTTTTTTCAAATTCATGGCTGCACTAACTAAAGAATTCATGGTACTCTTTTGTTCTTTATCCCTTATTTCTACTGCATGtccatatttttttataatatttttcttttttttattcaccattgtttgtttttatttttactttaagGTTATACCTGTTCAGTTTTCTAAGATTTGGTTATCCTCTGCTGTTGGTGATTCTAATGTGGTTATAAAGTCCATAAATGAAAAGGTTTGGAATGTTAATTTATCCAAGAACAATGGTACTTTTGCCTTTACGGAAGGATGGTCAAAGGTTGTGTCTGAACTTTGTTTATCTGAGGGTTGTTTGCTTCTTTTCAAGCAAGTTAATCCGTACAATTATATAATCACACCTTTTTTCAAGGAAACACCGTATCCACTATGTGATCCAGGCATCAGTTTGTTTCTTTCGATATCATCTTTGCCGAATAGGAAATACATAGAGTCTTTCTGCCATGTTCTCAATGATCAAAGTTTTAATACACTGGTATGTTTAACACATTTATTTGTTCATGTATATATTCCATAATATTAGTTTTATATTTACAATATTAATTGTAATTGTTTTATATTGTAGCTTCTACCGACTTATGTTGTTAAGAATACTATTGGTGTTGGTAAACTTGGAAGACCAATGAAGGTTCATGTTAATCCATGGGACTCCTTAGACGTATCTGTTGAGAAAGATTCAGATAGCAAATGTTATTTTTTTACCGATGATTGGAAGAACATTGTACAACATCTAGGTGTTCGTAAGCAATGTGTCGTTGTTTTACGCTATATATTTGATTACAACTTTCAGTTGTCTTTGTTTGATGCCAATGGTTCTGAGGTTGTTTTACCTAGAGTTGGTTTACAGCATAATCCTGCTCCTCCTTTGTCAACTTCAACTCAGTCGGTAGACAATGTTGATGATGTTCATCATGATGTTGATATAAATTCTGATCTTGATCCTGAGGTAGCTGCGTTATTTGAACCTTCTGATTCTGATCAATCCGTTCTTGGTACTTCTGACAGTGATTTATCAATTGATGATGATTTCGATGATGTTGATGTTGAAGATTCTACTGGTGATTCTGATGATGAGAAAAAGGACCCTGATTATCAACCCATAGAATTTGAATGGGATTATCATCCACGccattttgtaagttatattaatTATACATTTGTATCAATAAATTGATGACTATTGTTCtaaattttttaattttcttttttgttGTAGCGACTAAATAGCAAAGTTGCAAGTATGGCTCGTGTTGATGTCTATCGGAAGATGACAGTTCAAAATCTTGCTGGAGTTGATACCGTTGTTACTTTTCGACCAGAGAAACATGGTAGGGGATTTAGATATGTTGCGAATGGATGGCGTACCAAGTTCACTAAACCCAATGGAATCAATGCACCTCAGAGATGTACTTTCATATACTCTCCTGATGCAGATAAGTTGATTTTGAAGAAAGTTTCGAAGTAGATCGTTTTATGGTTTTAGTAACCACTTTTTTTGAACAATATGTTATGGTTTTCTATGGTTATAGTTTGTTTTTAGAACATGTttggttaatatgttatgaacaaTGGTTTTGTTATATACATTTGCCTATCTATGCTTTTAACAACATGTTTGGTTATTTATTTTTTGGTTCATGTGTTCAAGATACAATGTCAGCCAATTTTATGCATTTcagttttgtatttttttaattttttgcaaGAGAATGTTTATTTTTTCGTTATATTGTTATTTTCATGGaacaaaataaattaattttCGAATTTCTTAATCTAACCCATAGATTAGGAAAACTTATTTTTTACCAACTTATTTTTTTACAATCGTATGTCGATGTTATTTTTAGAATAAATGTTTTCTAACCATCAAAGATAATTTAGTAACTAATGCATTATAATAATCACACATTAATAGTATTCAATATAGTTCTAAAAATAAACTTTCAATTTAAATTTGGTCTGATATTTAGCACTGTGTCTAAACCGTCCATGATTTTCTACAAACGTATAACACAAATTTCGATAAATTAGGTAATCATTTGTAataaataatcagttttcttaaATTAACATTAGATTTGATTTCGTCTTTTTGAAAATATTCAATTAAAATAAAATCTAAACAACTGTTATTTTGTGTATACAgcctaaaaaaatattttatttttttaattatttctaaTAGGAAAGTTTCCCTTAGTACGAATTCCGTTTCTAAATTTGTCATCTGCATTGGCTTCCTATATAACCCGAATTCGTTCAACAATACGAAATCACTTTTCTCATTTCATTCAATCTTAATTCTCATAGTGTATTGGTAAGTTGAACtccattttatatttttttgttaatttacATTTATGTTAATGCTTATTGAATTTTGACGTAATGTTAGTTTTTTAAATATCAGCTGCAAAATGGAGGTTGCAAAGGCTACTATGCTGAATGATTTAAACAGTTATTCAAATAACTATTCCATTAGAGTCAAGATCGTCAGCACATCAAggaagatgatgaatcagaataaGAATGAAACGTATCGACTTGATATGATCTTTATGGACGAGATGGTACTTTTGATAAGCAATTTTATGTATTATTTTGTTATATGTGAATAAAATAAATTTATATCAAATAAATATGTCTAATGTCATTGTTTTATGTTTTTAGGGCAATATGATACAAGCTAGCTGCCTTCATAAGTTGTTAGAAAGATTCGAAGAGTTCCTGCAGCTTGATGAGTGTCTTCAGATTACAAAACCTTCTCTTGCTGCTAATAAGTCATCTTCTAAATTGGTCAACAGGAATGAAAAAATATCTTTGTATTTTTATACATCTGTTGAGAAAGTACTTGACTGGTCTGGTCCGAAATACAAATTTAATTTCGTCAATCTgaaagatgttgttcagaataaAGTAGAAGTTAATACTACTGTTGGTATGTGTATTACATCatattgttttgtttttgttgtatgttaagttattttaaattaatatttttgttgTGTAGATTTTATTGGATTTGTTGAAGTGTGTTTCAACATCGAAGACACAACAAAGAAAGATGGTAGCAAAGGAAAGAGACTCAATCTGAAAATTGAAGACCTTGAGTGAGTATTGTATTTAGTGATAAAGAATTTCAACTTTTTATACGTATTAAtgttgttttgatttttttacaatatattttcgTATTTTTAGAGGTCAAAAATGTCCGGT is from Helianthus annuus cultivar XRQ/B chromosome 9, HanXRQr2.0-SUNRISE, whole genome shotgun sequence and encodes:
- the LOC110877615 gene encoding glutamic acid-rich protein, producing the protein MKKKGTKRKDEAASTEPPPQQQENTKSAKASNVVFEPSHNICCVYDETLPKMTVFKEILPFMRRLPIQKALTDQHKVFKSHVAHFWKNAKYDEENDVINSSVSIDGEDKEIIITEQLVREVLEFPDDDNSPTGFPERMVKGCMLRMGYNGPLNNANYSKACFMKLYKFFIHSVIHALSHRKGGYDVMKDYQMCMVTALVLNKKYNFSRIVFHYMKDNITSGSKSWMYPRFVQMMLDHACPNLVKDEQNDLMLLHHMDNETLIRLSKYTKNWPEPKKTEFFGFIKSDKYEDPDPVNHLKWRNDAEMKEKSAIDELTKLEDFCETRNDWYTKEEKEKKKKGGKRTPTPKVQTEEGSSSQPQKKRKKKAVETLLVDEPEEDETEANVEKDRSFVNDDLVKKLQKKVDEVSSEKKKLEKRVKSVESENTSLLKKVETDQVEIDILKVRIAVLEEEKARSDEQNEYFKLKNQELEAKNAKKEHEEYMLKKVLEDLIGKPREQRFEEIELEEVRARREAEIEAVHNDDDDDDDDGNDDADQGNSGLKVTETSHEENIDDYLQDNVNEEPENAG